The window TGTTTCTGTCGGTATTATCCAGCAAAATTTCAGGGATCTTACCGATATTTAATTTCAATTCCGTTTTTTCGTCCGGGGTCATCTTTTCTTCGCTTACTCTTTCTTCAAGCTGATCGAGCATTCTTGAAAGCTGAGAGCCTAAGAATACAGAGATGATAGCAGGAGGAGCTTCATTGGCGCCCAAACGATGTTCATTACCTGCAGAAGCGATAGCAGCACGCAGAACTTCAGCATTATCCTGAACAGCCTTTACAGTATTGAGAACAAACATAAGGAACTGCATATTGGTTCTCGGAGTTTTTCCCGGAGAGAATAAATTAACGCCGGTGTTGGTAGACAAACTCCAGTTGGAGTGTTTTCCTGAACCATTAATGCCCTGGAAAGGTTTTTCATGGAACAGCACTTTAAAATGATGATGACGTGCCGTACGGCGCATGATTTCCATCATCAACATATTGTGGTCAACCGAAAGATTGGTTTCCTGAAAAACAGGAGCGCACTCAAACTGGTTAGGAGCAACCTCATTGTGACGGGTCTTGATGGGAATACCCAGTTTGTAAGCTTCAATTTCGATGTCCCGCATGTAGGCAGCAACTCTTTCAGGAATAGTACCGAAATACTGATCTTCCAACTGCTGATCCTTAGCAGATGCATGTCCCATAAGGGTTCTTTCGGTTAACATCAAATCAGGCCTTGCTTCAGCCAATGATTCGTCCACCAGGAAATATTCCTGTTCCCAACCCAAATTTGAGTTTACTTTAGATACATCTTTATCAAAATACTGACAAACATCAACTGCAGCTTTATCAACAGCACCTAAAGCTTTTAAAAGAGGAGTCTTGTAATCAAGAGCTTCACCCGTATATGAAATGAAAATTGTAGGAATACATAAAGTATTGTCAAGAATAAAGGCAGGAGAAGAAGGATCCCATGCAGTATATCCACGGGCTTCGAAAGTATTTCTAATACCGCCACTGGGGAAACTGGAAGCATCAGGTTCCTGCTGTACAAGTAATTTTCCGGAGAATGTCTCAACCACTCCACCTAAATCAGCAGGTTCAGCGAATGCATCATGCTTTTCTGCAGTACCTTCTGTTAGAGGATGAAACCAATGAGTATAGTGAGTAGCGCCAAGTTCCATAGCCCAAGCCTTCATGCCGGCAGCAACCTGATCTGCAACCTTACGATCAATGCGGGTACCTTTTTCAATTGCGGCACGTACGCTCTGAAAAGCTTCCTTGGAAAGATATCTTTGCATCTTGGTATAATCAAAAACATTTATTCCAAAATATTCAGAAGTCTTGCCTTTAGGAACCTCAACTTTTAGAGGCTGTCTGGTTAAGACATCCTCTAATGCCTTAAATCTAAATCTTGCCATAAAATATAATTTTTAAATTATTTTATATCTACCGATGCAAATATATAATTTATTCATAATATACCCCCAAATTATTAGAAAATTTTTACAATTTTTAATATTTTTTTTGACCTGGTCATATTTTTTTCACATTAAAACACGATAAAAAGACAATTTCATTTTATTAGATCAAAAAAATAAAATTTTCAATTATTTTCCACATTGACTAAAATAATTCAGGAGTAGCATCAAAATATTTTAATTTTTTCTGATTTTGGAAGCAATCTCTTTGGCAATAATTCCTGCCCCCTGTGGATTGGGATGAATTCCATCGTTAAACATCTCCGGTTTCCCGGTCAAAGGGGTGTATAAATCAATGAGTTTTGACCTGGTCTTTCTGGCAACCTTCTTCACTAAGGGGATAA of the Bacteroidota bacterium genome contains:
- a CDS encoding glutamine synthetase III is translated as MARFRFKALEDVLTRQPLKVEVPKGKTSEYFGINVFDYTKMQRYLSKEAFQSVRAAIEKGTRIDRKVADQVAAGMKAWAMELGATHYTHWFHPLTEGTAEKHDAFAEPADLGGVVETFSGKLLVQQEPDASSFPSGGIRNTFEARGYTAWDPSSPAFILDNTLCIPTIFISYTGEALDYKTPLLKALGAVDKAAVDVCQYFDKDVSKVNSNLGWEQEYFLVDESLAEARPDLMLTERTLMGHASAKDQQLEDQYFGTIPERVAAYMRDIEIEAYKLGIPIKTRHNEVAPNQFECAPVFQETNLSVDHNMLMMEIMRRTARHHHFKVLFHEKPFQGINGSGKHSNWSLSTNTGVNLFSPGKTPRTNMQFLMFVLNTVKAVQDNAEVLRAAIASAGNEHRLGANEAPPAIISVFLGSQLSRMLDQLEERVSEEKMTPDEKTELKLNIGKIPEILLDNTDRNRTSPFAFTGNRFEFRAVGSSANCASAMIALNTAVANQLIKFKKEVDSIIEKEVKKDEAILQVLRRLIIETKPVRFDGNNYSEEWVIEAEKRGLPNIAKTYDALKQYVSPKSIKLFTDNKIFTEKELEARYEVSLEIYTKKLQIEARVLGDLAINHIIPTAVRYQNVLIQNVKGIKEIFDAKEAKDLIEGKLELIKNIGSRAAQIRIKTEEMTEARKVANHLDSAEEKAKAYAETVKPFMDEIRDHIDHLELIIDDEMWPLPKYRELLFTR